AAAATCCTAAACGTAGGAATCTGCCAAAATTCTATTTTTTTCGTCCTGTGGTTGCCAGTTCGCTTGTAACTTGGCATCCCTAGGGACGCACCCTTGCTTATGAAAAAAAAACGATTGAAACCAGTGCAATTCGCAAATCGCGAGTCCCTTTTCGGATCGTGCCGCAATTTCAATCGGATTTTAGCAACAGATTTTATAGTTCCGCCAAACCAAAACTAAAGTTAGCCGTGGATTTCAAGTTCGGGGCTAATTTAACTTTTTAATTTTGAGTAAGTTTGAGTTGTCATCATGCAAATCTTAGGTATAAAAAATATGTCGGGATGCCTCATGAACCGTATTTCCATATTTGTAGATGGAAATAATATGTTCTACGCCCAACAAAAAAACGGCTGGTTTTTCGATCCGCGACGCGTGTTAGAATATTTCACCTCAGAGCCATCCATTGAACTGGTTAATGCCTTTTGGTATACCGGAATTAAAGATGCTCAAGACCAACGCGGATTTCGAGATGCATTAATTAGTCTCGGTTATACCGTACGCACTAAAATCCTCAAAGAATATTACGACGACAACTCCGGTCGCTATTCCCAAAAAGCCAACCTTGATATAGAAATCGTTATTGATATGTTTAATACGGTCGAACAATACGACCGAGTCGTATTATTTAGCGGGGATGGCGACTTTGAACGAGCCATTGAACTGCTAAGGTCTAAAAATACCCATATAACCGTTGTTTCCACAGAAGGCATGATTGCGAGAGAACTGCGAAATGCCACCGATCG
This Desertifilum tharense IPPAS B-1220 DNA region includes the following protein-coding sequences:
- a CDS encoding NYN domain-containing protein translates to MNRISIFVDGNNMFYAQQKNGWFFDPRRVLEYFTSEPSIELVNAFWYTGIKDAQDQRGFRDALISLGYTVRTKILKEYYDDNSGRYSQKANLDIEIVIDMFNTVEQYDRVVLFSGDGDFERAIELLRSKNTHITVVSTEGMIARELRNATDRYIDLNDLRPYIEKSDY